The following proteins are encoded in a genomic region of Ornithodoros turicata isolate Travis chromosome 6, ASM3712646v1, whole genome shotgun sequence:
- the LOC135397850 gene encoding uncharacterized protein LOC135397850 isoform X1, producing MPRCVFCFFDPHDIMGDEPLEENSPSSPDISPATLHAHVERSHPYVDISFLPFFQTDSAFRGIVKAFVLLASVHDQGVEDLRQYLMNHLHNIIAILRAQRIPFRFCICSDVLMMKENRGDVTAHIAHFMALAREVHSDGAIVNTLMDVIQESTGRIENYQREGSGFVSTDVQKVQLCISAVKTKKFGCEGVLPTNLAKRRNVLTNIHLPAHKEGECFKYNTLALLHPQERNSWKKCENYATEYWWPSHFPVSFSDLDEFEEKNRISVYVYAYVDQGVHVSRPPKLESEKKIHLLEVDEHFFGIKSLERLLTRKNTRFVCERCTRSFNEEKSMAKHRRLCADVNEILLEFCEPGENFVEFTKIQYMQQYNYVVALDTESVLAPSGVGMQRHITSSFCAVLVRTHDSKVMRIRTHHGEDAARQCVRALMEMRDEMIALNACPAAMVLNDEQCAEHRAATHCAYCKQEFTEDLPRVRHHDHSKHCSAGETNYIATLCNPCNVACTTREKLPITVHNLSYDLAGLLREFHILGWKRPPFIVASSMEKIRSFEIGTFLFRDTMQYLNSSLGELVETVKSMGGAEAFQCLKQVFGKDYEILLRKGVFPYSHVSSFAVYDELALPEKSSFRNDLTGEDISEEDYQYALLVFEHFGCSNLRDYNALYLKTDALLHADVMQHFRRLCYSARGLELLHCVSLASYSWQCALNYMQAKLELIIDEDMYRTIESGVRGGLCQASRRHLRANNPLCSGYDPDKEEVYISYIDCNNLYGFSMIKHLPIGDFEWVEDFSSVDFMRHPTDSDVGYVYVCDLEYPKSIHALTRYFPLAPEKAVVPKEWLSPFQQGLLEELMYQPANSKKLLLTCKDKVEYVVHYALLALYCRLGMRVTKIHRILKFRQAPFLRPYIEDNVARRVASGTTFEKNFYKLSNNAVFGRTLLNKFNMRDIRVAFDEETASRLGSRAECVRMEILSPDCVMYEMRKRKVRCDFPLQIGFTILELSKLTMYSFYYETLLSKLTCPVITCYFDTDSLILGLFCKDYEDQLRAIADDHLDLSSFDRDHPLYSEKNRGRLGAFKSETGSVPIEEVVCLKAKMYSIKLAGGRQIARAKGVKKNIVRKHLLHETYCNTLFNHMSVSNEQVSIVGKKQCMYTIRNVKRSLMAYDDKRYLCNDIDSYPYGSYEYGRELMLLSHAVLSCGLPLGHGQRGMSAWVIHIVPM from the exons a tgcctagatgcgtgttctgcttttttgatcctcatgatatcatgggtgatgagccattggaagagaattcaccatcttctccagacatttcacctgccacattgcatgctcacgtcgagcgatcacatccctatgtggacatttccttcctgcctttctttcaaactgatagcgcatttcgaggtatcgtcaaagcgtttgtgctattggcatctgttcacgatcagggagtagaggacttgcgacaatatttaatgaaccacctccacaatataattgctattttgcgagcgcaaagaataccctttaggttttgcatttgttctgacgttctaatgatgaaagaaaatcgaggggatgtaaccgcacacatagctcattttatggcgcttgctcgcgaagtccacagcgatggAGCTATcgtaaatactttgatggatgtgattcaggagtccaccgggcgcattgaaaattaccagcgcgagggtagtgggtttgtatccactgacgtgcAAAAAGTTCAAttgtgtatttccgctgtgaaaactaaaaagtttggatgcgagggggtacttcccacaaatttggctaaacgcaggaacgtgttaacgaatatccatttaccagcacacaaggagggtgaatgttttaaatacaatacactcgctctcctgcatccacaggaaaggaattcgtggaaaaaatgtgaaaattatgcaacagagtactggtggcctagtcacttccctgtatcCTTCTCTGATCTGGATGAGTTCGAAGAGAAAAATAGGATATCTGtgtacgtgtacgcgtacgtcgatcagggagtgcacgtgtcacgacccccaaaactggaaagcgaaaagaaaattcacttattggaggttgacgagcattttttcggaattaagtccctcgagcgtttgctgacgagaaagaacacgcgtttcgtatgcgaacgttgcactcgctcttttaatgaggaaaagagcatggcgaaacatcgacgcctttgcgcggacgtgaacgaaatcctattagaattttgtgaacccggagaaaattttgtagaatttactaaaatacagtacatgcagcagtacaactacgtcgttgcgttggacacggagagcgtactcgcacccagtggtgttggcatgcaacgtcacattacctctagcttctgtgctgtgcttgtgcgcacccacgactcaaaggtgatgcgcatcaggacgcaccatggggaagatgctgcGAGGCAGTGTGTGAGAgcattgatggaaatgcgggatgagatgatcgccctgaacgcttgccccgccgcaatggtgttgaatgatgagcaatgcgctgagcacagagctgctacccactgtgcgtactgtaaacaggagtttaccgaagatctaccccgtgtccgccatcacgaccattcaaagcattgtagtgcgggcgagacaaattatatcgcgacattgtgtaacccctgtaacgtcgcgtgcacgacgagggaaaaattgccgatcacggtacacaatttgtcctacgatttggccgggctgctgcgggaatttcacattcttgggtggaagcgacctcccttcattgtggccagctccatggaaaaaattcgttcgttcgaaattggcaccttcctgtttagagataccatgcaatatctaaattcgtcgctgggggagctcgtggaaaccgtcaaatccatgggtggtgcagaggcattccaatgtttgaagcaggtatttggaaaggactacgaaattttacttcgtaaaggtgtattcccgtacagccatgtcagttcttttgcagtgtatgatgaattggccttgccagaaaaatcctcctttcgaaacgatctcacgggggaggatataagtgaggaggactaccagtatgcgttgctcgtatttgaacattttggatgctcaaatttgagagattataatgcactgtactTGAAAACAGATGCCCTACTACATGCagacgtgatgcagcacttccgacgtctgtgctacagcgcgcgtggattggaattgcttcattgtgtttctctggcatcctattcgtggcaatgcgctctaaattacatgcaggcaaaattggagttaatcatcgatgaggacatgtacagaaccatcgaatcgggcgttagaggcgggctctgtcaagcgagcaggcgtcatttgcgggctaacaaccctctgtgtagtggctatgatccagataaagaggaggtgtacatatcatacatagattgcaacaatctttacggattcagtatgataaagcacctccccattggtgatttcgaatgggtcgaggattttagctccgtggattttatgcgtcaccccactgattcagacgttggctacgtgtatgtatgtgacttggagtatccaaaatctatccacgcactgacacggtactttcccctggctcctgagaaggcagtcgtcccaaaggaatggctctcgccattccagcaagggcttctcgaagaattaatgtatcagcccgctaacagcaaaaagctgttgcttacGTGCAAAGACAAAgtcgagtacgttgttcattacgcgctgctcgcactctattgtagattaggcatgagggtgacaaaaattcacagaattctaaaatttcgccaggcgccattcctgcgtccctacatcgaggacaatgttgccagacgtgttGCCTCAGGCACGACATttgaaaaaaacttctacaaactctcaaataatgcagtctttgggagaacacttctaaataaatttaacatgcgtgatattcgagtagccttcgatgaggagacggcgagtcgcctcgggagtcgggcggaatgcgtgaggatggaaattttgtccccggattgtgtcatgtacgaaatgcgcaaaagaaaagtgcgatgcgatttcccgctccagattgggtttacgattttggaactgagtaaattaaccatgtactcattctactatgaaaccttgctgagtaagctcacttgtccggtgattacctgttactttgacacggattctctgatcctcggcctgttctgcaaggactatgaagatcagttacgagcgattgccgacgaccacttagatttgtcttccttcgatcgggatcatccactgtacagtgaaaagaatcgtggaaggcttggggcattcaaaagcgaaactggtagtgtacctattgaggaagtagtctgtttgaaagctaaaatgtactccatcaaattagctggaggaaggcaaattgcaagagctaaaggggtcaaaaagaatattgtacgcaagcacctcctccatgagacgtactgcaataccttgttcaatcacatgagcgtatcgaatgaacaagtatcaatcgttggaaagaagcagtgtatgtacaccatcagaaatgtcaaaagaagtctgatggcatacgacgacaagagatacctgtgcaatgacatcgactcctatccttatggaagctatgaatatg gaagagaattaatgcttctgtcacatgctgttctctcctgcggtttgcctctgggtcatggacagagagggatgagtgcctgggtgatccaTATAGTACCTATGTGA
- the LOC135397850 gene encoding uncharacterized protein LOC135397850 isoform X3 — MPRCVFCFFDPHDIMGDEPLEENSPSSPDISPATLHAHVERSHPYVDISFLPFFQTDSAFRGIVKAFVLLASVHDQGVEDLRQYLMNHLHNIIAILRAQRIPFRFCICSDVLMMKENRGDVTAHIAHFMALAREVHSDGAIVNTLMDVIQESTGRIENYQREGSGFVSTDVQKVQLCISAVKTKKFGCEGVLPTNLAKRRNVLTNIHLPAHKEGECFKYNTLALLHPQERNSWKKCENYATEYWWPSHFPVSFSDLDEFEEKNRISVYVYAYVDQGVHVSRPPKLESEKKIHLLEVDEHFFGIKSLERLLTRKNTRFVCERCTRSFNEEKSMAKHRRLCADVNEILLEFCEPGENFVEFTKIQYMQQYNYVVALDTESVLAPSGVGMQRHITSSFCAVLVRTHDSKVMRIRTHHGEDAARQCVRALMEMRDEMIALNACPAAMVLNDEQCAEHRAATHCAYCKQEFTEDLPRVRHHDHSKHCSAGETNYIATLCNPCNVACTTREKLPITVHNLSYDLAGLLREFHILGWKRPPFIVASSMEKIRSFEIGTFLFRDTMQYLNSSLGELVETVKSMGGAEAFQCLKQVFGKDYEILLRKGVFPYSHVSSFAVYDELALPEKSSFRNDLTGEDISEEDYQYALLVFEHFGCSNLRDYNALYLKTDALLHADVMQHFRRLCYSARGLELLHCVSLASYSWQCALNYMQAKLELIIDEDMYRTIESGVRGGLCQASRRHLRANNPLCSGYDPDKEEVYISYIDCNNLYGFSMIKHLPIGDFEWVEDFSSVDFMRHPTDSDVGYVYVCDLEYPKSIHALTRYFPLAPEKAVVPKEWLSPFQQGLLEELMYQPANSKKLLLTCKDKVEYVVHYALLALYCRLGMRVTKIHRILKFRQAPFLRPYIEDNVARRVASGTTFEKNFYKLSNNAVFGRTLLNKFNMRDIRVAFDEETASRLGSRAECVRMEILSPDCVMYEMRKRKVRCDFPLQIGFTILELSKLTMYSFYYETLLSKLTCPVITCYFDTDSLILGLFCKDYEDQLRAIADDHLDLSSFDRDHPLYSEKNRGRLGAFKSETGSVPIEEVVCLKAKMYSIKLAGGRQIARAKGVKKNIVRKHLLHETYCNTLFNHMSVSNEQVSIVGKKQCMYTIRNVKRSLMAYDDKRYLCNDIDSYPYGSYEYDVQEEN; from the exons a tgcctagatgcgtgttctgcttttttgatcctcatgatatcatgggtgatgagccattggaagagaattcaccatcttctccagacatttcacctgccacattgcatgctcacgtcgagcgatcacatccctatgtggacatttccttcctgcctttctttcaaactgatagcgcatttcgaggtatcgtcaaagcgtttgtgctattggcatctgttcacgatcagggagtagaggacttgcgacaatatttaatgaaccacctccacaatataattgctattttgcgagcgcaaagaataccctttaggttttgcatttgttctgacgttctaatgatgaaagaaaatcgaggggatgtaaccgcacacatagctcattttatggcgcttgctcgcgaagtccacagcgatggAGCTATcgtaaatactttgatggatgtgattcaggagtccaccgggcgcattgaaaattaccagcgcgagggtagtgggtttgtatccactgacgtgcAAAAAGTTCAAttgtgtatttccgctgtgaaaactaaaaagtttggatgcgagggggtacttcccacaaatttggctaaacgcaggaacgtgttaacgaatatccatttaccagcacacaaggagggtgaatgttttaaatacaatacactcgctctcctgcatccacaggaaaggaattcgtggaaaaaatgtgaaaattatgcaacagagtactggtggcctagtcacttccctgtatcCTTCTCTGATCTGGATGAGTTCGAAGAGAAAAATAGGATATCTGtgtacgtgtacgcgtacgtcgatcagggagtgcacgtgtcacgacccccaaaactggaaagcgaaaagaaaattcacttattggaggttgacgagcattttttcggaattaagtccctcgagcgtttgctgacgagaaagaacacgcgtttcgtatgcgaacgttgcactcgctcttttaatgaggaaaagagcatggcgaaacatcgacgcctttgcgcggacgtgaacgaaatcctattagaattttgtgaacccggagaaaattttgtagaatttactaaaatacagtacatgcagcagtacaactacgtcgttgcgttggacacggagagcgtactcgcacccagtggtgttggcatgcaacgtcacattacctctagcttctgtgctgtgcttgtgcgcacccacgactcaaaggtgatgcgcatcaggacgcaccatggggaagatgctgcGAGGCAGTGTGTGAGAgcattgatggaaatgcgggatgagatgatcgccctgaacgcttgccccgccgcaatggtgttgaatgatgagcaatgcgctgagcacagagctgctacccactgtgcgtactgtaaacaggagtttaccgaagatctaccccgtgtccgccatcacgaccattcaaagcattgtagtgcgggcgagacaaattatatcgcgacattgtgtaacccctgtaacgtcgcgtgcacgacgagggaaaaattgccgatcacggtacacaatttgtcctacgatttggccgggctgctgcgggaatttcacattcttgggtggaagcgacctcccttcattgtggccagctccatggaaaaaattcgttcgttcgaaattggcaccttcctgtttagagataccatgcaatatctaaattcgtcgctgggggagctcgtggaaaccgtcaaatccatgggtggtgcagaggcattccaatgtttgaagcaggtatttggaaaggactacgaaattttacttcgtaaaggtgtattcccgtacagccatgtcagttcttttgcagtgtatgatgaattggccttgccagaaaaatcctcctttcgaaacgatctcacgggggaggatataagtgaggaggactaccagtatgcgttgctcgtatttgaacattttggatgctcaaatttgagagattataatgcactgtactTGAAAACAGATGCCCTACTACATGCagacgtgatgcagcacttccgacgtctgtgctacagcgcgcgtggattggaattgcttcattgtgtttctctggcatcctattcgtggcaatgcgctctaaattacatgcaggcaaaattggagttaatcatcgatgaggacatgtacagaaccatcgaatcgggcgttagaggcgggctctgtcaagcgagcaggcgtcatttgcgggctaacaaccctctgtgtagtggctatgatccagataaagaggaggtgtacatatcatacatagattgcaacaatctttacggattcagtatgataaagcacctccccattggtgatttcgaatgggtcgaggattttagctccgtggattttatgcgtcaccccactgattcagacgttggctacgtgtatgtatgtgacttggagtatccaaaatctatccacgcactgacacggtactttcccctggctcctgagaaggcagtcgtcccaaaggaatggctctcgccattccagcaagggcttctcgaagaattaatgtatcagcccgctaacagcaaaaagctgttgcttacGTGCAAAGACAAAgtcgagtacgttgttcattacgcgctgctcgcactctattgtagattaggcatgagggtgacaaaaattcacagaattctaaaatttcgccaggcgccattcctgcgtccctacatcgaggacaatgttgccagacgtgttGCCTCAGGCACGACATttgaaaaaaacttctacaaactctcaaataatgcagtctttgggagaacacttctaaataaatttaacatgcgtgatattcgagtagccttcgatgaggagacggcgagtcgcctcgggagtcgggcggaatgcgtgaggatggaaattttgtccccggattgtgtcatgtacgaaatgcgcaaaagaaaagtgcgatgcgatttcccgctccagattgggtttacgattttggaactgagtaaattaaccatgtactcattctactatgaaaccttgctgagtaagctcacttgtccggtgattacctgttactttgacacggattctctgatcctcggcctgttctgcaaggactatgaagatcagttacgagcgattgccgacgaccacttagatttgtcttccttcgatcgggatcatccactgtacagtgaaaagaatcgtggaaggcttggggcattcaaaagcgaaactggtagtgtacctattgaggaagtagtctgtttgaaagctaaaatgtactccatcaaattagctggaggaaggcaaattgcaagagctaaaggggtcaaaaagaatattgtacgcaagcacctcctccatgagacgtactgcaataccttgttcaatcacatgagcgtatcgaatgaacaagtatcaatcgttggaaagaagcagtgtatgtacaccatcagaaatgtcaaaagaagtctgatggcatacgacgacaagagatacctgtgcaatgacatcgactcctatccttatggaagctatgaatatg atgtgcaggaagagaattaa
- the LOC135397850 gene encoding uncharacterized protein LOC135397850 isoform X2: protein MPRCVFCFFDPHDIMGDEPLEENSPSSPDISPATLHAHVERSHPYVDISFLPFFQTDSAFRGIVKAFVLLASVHDQGVEDLRQYLMNHLHNIIAILRAQRIPFRFCICSDVLMMKENRGDVTAHIAHFMALAREVHSDGAIVNTLMDVIQESTGRIENYQREGSGFVSTDVQKVQLCISAVKTKKFGCEGVLPTNLAKRRNVLTNIHLPAHKEGECFKYNTLALLHPQERNSWKKCENYATEYWWPSHFPVSFSDLDEFEEKNRISVYVYAYVDQGVHVSRPPKLESEKKIHLLEVDEHFFGIKSLERLLTRKNTRFVCERCTRSFNEEKSMAKHRRLCADVNEILLEFCEPGENFVEFTKIQYMQQYNYVVALDTESVLAPSGVGMQRHITSSFCAVLVRTHDSKVMRIRTHHGEDAARQCVRALMEMRDEMIALNACPAAMVLNDEQCAEHRAATHCAYCKQEFTEDLPRVRHHDHSKHCSAGETNYIATLCNPCNVACTTREKLPITVHNLSYDLAGLLREFHILGWKRPPFIVASSMEKIRSFEIGTFLFRDTMQYLNSSLGELVETVKSMGGAEAFQCLKQVFGKDYEILLRKGVFPYSHVSSFAVYDELALPEKSSFRNDLTGEDISEEDYQYALLVFEHFGCSNLRDYNALYLKTDALLHADVMQHFRRLCYSARGLELLHCVSLASYSWQCALNYMQAKLELIIDEDMYRTIESGVRGGLCQASRRHLRANNPLCSGYDPDKEEVYISYIDCNNLYGFSMIKHLPIGDFEWVEDFSSVDFMRHPTDSDVGYVYVCDLEYPKSIHALTRYFPLAPEKAVVPKEWLSPFQQGLLEELMYQPANSKKLLLTCKDKVEYVVHYALLALYCRLGMRVTKIHRILKFRQAPFLRPYIEDNVARRVASGTTFEKNFYKLSNNAVFGRTLLNKFNMRDIRVAFDEETASRLGSRAECVRMEILSPDCVMYEMRKRKVRCDFPLQIGFTILELSKLTMYSFYYETLLSKLTCPVITCYFDTDSLILGLFCKDYEDQLRAIADDHLDLSSFDRDHPLYSEKNRGRLGAFKSETGSVPIEEVVCLKAKMYSIKLAGGRQIARAKGVKKNIVRKHLLHETYCNTLFNHMSVSNEQVSIVGKKQCMYTIRNVKRSLMAYDDKRYLCNDIDSYPYGSYEYEDVQEEN, encoded by the exons a tgcctagatgcgtgttctgcttttttgatcctcatgatatcatgggtgatgagccattggaagagaattcaccatcttctccagacatttcacctgccacattgcatgctcacgtcgagcgatcacatccctatgtggacatttccttcctgcctttctttcaaactgatagcgcatttcgaggtatcgtcaaagcgtttgtgctattggcatctgttcacgatcagggagtagaggacttgcgacaatatttaatgaaccacctccacaatataattgctattttgcgagcgcaaagaataccctttaggttttgcatttgttctgacgttctaatgatgaaagaaaatcgaggggatgtaaccgcacacatagctcattttatggcgcttgctcgcgaagtccacagcgatggAGCTATcgtaaatactttgatggatgtgattcaggagtccaccgggcgcattgaaaattaccagcgcgagggtagtgggtttgtatccactgacgtgcAAAAAGTTCAAttgtgtatttccgctgtgaaaactaaaaagtttggatgcgagggggtacttcccacaaatttggctaaacgcaggaacgtgttaacgaatatccatttaccagcacacaaggagggtgaatgttttaaatacaatacactcgctctcctgcatccacaggaaaggaattcgtggaaaaaatgtgaaaattatgcaacagagtactggtggcctagtcacttccctgtatcCTTCTCTGATCTGGATGAGTTCGAAGAGAAAAATAGGATATCTGtgtacgtgtacgcgtacgtcgatcagggagtgcacgtgtcacgacccccaaaactggaaagcgaaaagaaaattcacttattggaggttgacgagcattttttcggaattaagtccctcgagcgtttgctgacgagaaagaacacgcgtttcgtatgcgaacgttgcactcgctcttttaatgaggaaaagagcatggcgaaacatcgacgcctttgcgcggacgtgaacgaaatcctattagaattttgtgaacccggagaaaattttgtagaatttactaaaatacagtacatgcagcagtacaactacgtcgttgcgttggacacggagagcgtactcgcacccagtggtgttggcatgcaacgtcacattacctctagcttctgtgctgtgcttgtgcgcacccacgactcaaaggtgatgcgcatcaggacgcaccatggggaagatgctgcGAGGCAGTGTGTGAGAgcattgatggaaatgcgggatgagatgatcgccctgaacgcttgccccgccgcaatggtgttgaatgatgagcaatgcgctgagcacagagctgctacccactgtgcgtactgtaaacaggagtttaccgaagatctaccccgtgtccgccatcacgaccattcaaagcattgtagtgcgggcgagacaaattatatcgcgacattgtgtaacccctgtaacgtcgcgtgcacgacgagggaaaaattgccgatcacggtacacaatttgtcctacgatttggccgggctgctgcgggaatttcacattcttgggtggaagcgacctcccttcattgtggccagctccatggaaaaaattcgttcgttcgaaattggcaccttcctgtttagagataccatgcaatatctaaattcgtcgctgggggagctcgtggaaaccgtcaaatccatgggtggtgcagaggcattccaatgtttgaagcaggtatttggaaaggactacgaaattttacttcgtaaaggtgtattcccgtacagccatgtcagttcttttgcagtgtatgatgaattggccttgccagaaaaatcctcctttcgaaacgatctcacgggggaggatataagtgaggaggactaccagtatgcgttgctcgtatttgaacattttggatgctcaaatttgagagattataatgcactgtactTGAAAACAGATGCCCTACTACATGCagacgtgatgcagcacttccgacgtctgtgctacagcgcgcgtggattggaattgcttcattgtgtttctctggcatcctattcgtggcaatgcgctctaaattacatgcaggcaaaattggagttaatcatcgatgaggacatgtacagaaccatcgaatcgggcgttagaggcgggctctgtcaagcgagcaggcgtcatttgcgggctaacaaccctctgtgtagtggctatgatccagataaagaggaggtgtacatatcatacatagattgcaacaatctttacggattcagtatgataaagcacctccccattggtgatttcgaatgggtcgaggattttagctccgtggattttatgcgtcaccccactgattcagacgttggctacgtgtatgtatgtgacttggagtatccaaaatctatccacgcactgacacggtactttcccctggctcctgagaaggcagtcgtcccaaaggaatggctctcgccattccagcaagggcttctcgaagaattaatgtatcagcccgctaacagcaaaaagctgttgcttacGTGCAAAGACAAAgtcgagtacgttgttcattacgcgctgctcgcactctattgtagattaggcatgagggtgacaaaaattcacagaattctaaaatttcgccaggcgccattcctgcgtccctacatcgaggacaatgttgccagacgtgttGCCTCAGGCACGACATttgaaaaaaacttctacaaactctcaaataatgcagtctttgggagaacacttctaaataaatttaacatgcgtgatattcgagtagccttcgatgaggagacggcgagtcgcctcgggagtcgggcggaatgcgtgaggatggaaattttgtccccggattgtgtcatgtacgaaatgcgcaaaagaaaagtgcgatgcgatttcccgctccagattgggtttacgattttggaactgagtaaattaaccatgtactcattctactatgaaaccttgctgagtaagctcacttgtccggtgattacctgttactttgacacggattctctgatcctcggcctgttctgcaaggactatgaagatcagttacgagcgattgccgacgaccacttagatttgtcttccttcgatcgggatcatccactgtacagtgaaaagaatcgtggaaggcttggggcattcaaaagcgaaactggtagtgtacctattgaggaagtagtctgtttgaaagctaaaatgtactccatcaaattagctggaggaaggcaaattgcaagagctaaaggggtcaaaaagaatattgtacgcaagcacctcctccatgagacgtactgcaataccttgttcaatcacatgagcgtatcgaatgaacaagtatcaatcgttggaaagaagcagtgtatgtacaccatcagaaatgtcaaaagaagtctgatggcatacgacgacaagagatacctgtgcaatgacatcgactcctatccttatggaagctatgaatatg aagatgtgcaggaagagaattaa